In Gimesia panareensis, the genomic window CCATGTGTACGCCCACGAGGGCTGCCATGCTCACGGGCCAGTATCAGCAGCGGTTCGGGCGGCACCTAGAAGGGGCTTTGTCGGGGAAGCATGATCGAGAGACAGGACTCCCTCTGCAAGCGGTCACCATAGCCGAACTGCTGAAACAGCAGGGATATGCCACCGCCTGTTTTGGAAAGTGGCATTTGGGCTACCAGCCTCCCTGGCTCCCTACCAGTCAGGGGTTTGACGTATTTCGCGGCCTGGCCTCGGGAGACGGGGACCATCACACGCACATTGATCGCTCTGGCAATCGGGACTGGTGGAAAAACAATGCGATCAAGATGGAGGAAGGTTACACGGCCGATCTGTTAACGAAATACAGTCTGGAATTTATGGAAGCCAACCGCGGGCAACCATTCTTTCTCTACGTTCCTCATCTGGCGATTCACTTCCCCTGGCAGGGACCGGAGGACCCACCTCACCGGGTGGCAGGGAAATCGTATCACGCTGATAAATGGGGGATCATTCCTGATCCCGGCAACGTCAGGCCTCACACCACTGCGATGATTGAATCTCTGGATCAGAGTGTGGGAGACATTCTGGCAGCAGTTCGAAGGATGCAACTGGAGAAAAACACCATTGTGATTTTCACCTCTGATAATGGCGGCTACCTCAATTATGGAAAGAAATATCAGAAGATCTCCAGCAATGGTCGCCTGCGTGGCCAGAAGGGGACGCTGTACGAAGGAGGTCACCGTGTCCCGCTGTTGATAACATGGCCGGGGACCATCACAGCCGGAGTGACCCACCAGACCGCGCATTCAGTCGATCTGTTGCCGACACTGGCTCTGGCGGCGGGGATACAAAGGGCTGACTTCCAGACAGACGGATTGGATCTGTCGTCACTCTGGCAGCCGGGGCATACTTTGGGCAGCCGCAACTTATACTGGCGGATGGGAGACAACCGTGCTGTGCGTAGCGGTCACTGGAAGCTGTGTAGCAAAAATGGTGGAAGCGAACTTTACGATCTGAAAACCGATCTCGGGGAACAGCAGAACCTGGCGTCAGAGCACCCTGATATTGTCAAGAAACTGAGTCATGCCTTGAAAGAATGGGAAGAAGATGTTGATACAAGCGCGAAACCGTTCAACAAATAATACCTGCTTACAGCCTCTGATTCTGGTGGCCGGAGTTTTCTGGCTGAGTAGCTTTCTGGTTTGCATACCTGGTGTCGCTCGGGCCGAGGCAATGCGTCGCCCGAATATCATCTACGTCATGGCAGATGATCTGGGGTATGGAGATCTGGGATGCTACGGGCAGAAGCTGATCAAGACACCCAATATCGATCGGTTGGCGGCTGAGGGAGTTCGATTTACACAAGCCTATGCTGGCAGCACTGTCTGTACGGCTTCACGGGCCGTGTTGTTGACCGGGCTCCACAACGGGCACTCCCCGGCACGTGATAATGTGCCCCATTACCCGAGCTATCTGCAGGAGGATGACGTCACCATTGCCGAGGTCTTAAAGCAGGCCGGTTATCGTTGTGGTGGGGTGGGAAAATGGTCTCTGGGTGATGCCGGAACCACTGGAAGGGCCACGAATCAGGGGTTCGATATGTGGTTCGGCTATTTGAATCAGGATCACGCCCATTACTACTTCACCGAGTATCTGGATGATAATGAAGGACGCCTGGAACTGAAGGGGAACAGCCAGTCGCGACAGCAATACAGCCACGATCTGCTGACTGATCGCGCTCTGAAGTTCATTCGTGATTCGGCTGCACAACCCTTTTTCCTGTATGCGGCCTATACTTTGCCCCACTTTTCAGCCAAAGAGGAAGACCCACACGGTCTGGCAGTGCCATCCACGGCTCCTTATTCAAATCGGGACTGGGATGCCAAATCGAAAAAATATGCAGCGATGGTCCACAGGCTGGACCGGGATGTGGGGCGGATCATGCGTCTGGTAGATGATCTTCAATTACGCCAGCAGACATTGATCATCTTTACCAGCGACAATGGAGGCCATCGAGGCGTCCCCAAACGCTTCCAGACGAACGGAGCGTTGCGGGGGTTCAAACGGGATCTCACGGAAGGTGGCATCCGTGTGCCTTTTATCGCCCGTTGGCCCGGCACCATTCCCGCAGGCAAAGTGAGCCGCGAGATCATCGCTTTTCAAGACATGCTGCCGACATTTGCTGAGCTGGCAGGAGTACAGGCACCAGCTGATCTGGATGGAATCTCCGTGGTTCCAGCGCTCAAGGGGGAATCGCTCAAACACGGGCATGAGTTTCTGTATTGGGATTACGGCCACTGCCGCGCTCGCTACGATCAGGCGGTTCGCTGGAAAAACTGGAAGGGAATTCGACACGGGCGGGACGGCAAAATCGCTCTCTATAACCTGGATCACGATCTCAGCGAGACTAATGACATCTCGGGGGACCATCCGCAAGTTGTTAAGCGAATGACTGAGATAATGGAAACGTCCTCGGTGCCGAGCAAGCGTTACCCCATCGGCACTATTTACCGCGGGAAAGCACTGTGGCATCCCTGAACGACAAAACAGGCCTCCATCTGAGTGATGAAGGCCTGTTCGTGATGTGTTTGGTAATTCAAATAGAATTAAAAAAGTACACCCGGAGGGATTCGAACCCCCAACCCCCGGTTCCGAAGAGCACGACCGATAGAACCAGGCTTTGATAACGTTTCACAAAGTCCTGTTTTTCAGGGCCATTTACTTCGACATCCCTTTAATCAGTCTTTGTTTTAGCGTGAAGAATGCGCATTTGTGGGGGGATTAGTGGGGGGAATCATTAAGAATACTGATGCTGAATAAGACTTCAATTCAACGCAACAGCTCGAATGTTTAATTGTTTGTGATCAGAATCTTAAGTATATCAAGCAAACCAATACAAACCGAGTAGAAAGCCAAATCGTTAAAGAGCTAAACGCGCGCCTGAATATTTTGACCATACGGGATATGCAGCCGCCGATAGCCATAGCGCACACGAATGGTTGCCAGTTCACGCAGTCGCATCTGCAGTTCGGCCCGTTCATCAAGAACACTCTGGTAACGGTGACTGGCTTGCGGAAAGCCGAGCACCTGCCAGGCACGCCGCTCACTGACTTCGTAGCAAACCTTCAGTTCCTGCACCAGAGTACGACGACGAGCGGGCCTCACAGATTATTTTTGAGAACGTCCTGAAGCATGCTCTTGTCCAGTCTCAGATCAGCCACCAGTTGTTTGAGCTTCCGGTTTTCCTCTTCCAACTGCTTCAGTCTGCGGACTTCTGCGACGCCCATACCGGCGTATTTATACTTCCAGCGGTAAAAGGTCTGTTCGGTTATTCCAATTTTTCCCTGTTCCTTTTGTGATCGCTCGCACAGTGGTATAGTGGACAGACACAAGGTCTTACTATCAACATCTTTTTTTTGATCAAATCGAATCACACATGACTACAAAACGCCTCATGCCTGTTATTCGGGTGTTTGTGAGTTCGACGTTTAATGATTTGAAACTGGAACGAAACGCTCTTTCTAAGCATGTTTTTCCAAATCTCGAAGAATACTGTGCGAGCAAGGGGTTTCAGTTTCAGGCAATCGATTTGCGATGGGGAGTTTCGAAAGAAGCAGGGCTAGATCACCGGACGATGCGAATTTGCTTTGAAGAATTGCGTCGTTCACAGCAAATATCTCCGCGACCGAACTTTTTGATTCTATCAGGAAATCGTTATGGCTGGCGACCATTGCCAGAAGTGATTCAGGGGTTGGAATATCTACAACTCCGAAAAGCTGCTCGCCATATTCAGGGAATAGGCGATCAACCTGCGAAAAAGATTCTCAAGCATTGGTATAGAAAAGACCGCAATACAATCCCGCCAGTCCACATCTTGCAACCTCGGCAGGATGAATTCAAAGAGGACAATAACTGGTTCCCCGTGCAAAATGTTTTATGGAAAATCATCAATCGAGCGTGGTCAAAGGATGAATTAGCAACTCGATTTCCCACTAACTGGATTGAACTTCTTAAGAAGCTCGAAAATGACGGAGTTCAAACTCCGCAAATCTTACGGTTTCAAGGCTCTGCAACCGAACAGGAAATCTGGCACGGTGCGTTTCAAGTTCCCGATGCAGCTGAGCATGTCGTCGCATGGTTTCGAAATATTGAGAATCTTGATGAATATTTAGATGATCCAAGTGTTCGAGATTTTATAGACTTTGATGAAAATGGGAAGATCGACACAAAAGCACGACAAGCCCAGGAACAACTTCAGACCGCGATCAATGATTGCCTGCAGAGACTTGAGAGTTCTCAAAAACCCATTGAATCAGTACAAGTCAAACTACACAAAATCAACGATGGAAAAGGAAATCCAATCCTCACTGTTGGAGAAGATCATCTTGAAGAATTTTGTAGCGATATAGAAAACCGTCTCAAGGAGATAATCGAACAACAAATCAGCACTTGGGGAACGCAGAGTAAGCTTGAAATCGAGCAGCAGAAACACAAAACATTTGGAACAGAACGGGCACCTGAAGAATCTTTTGTAGGTCGTGAATCGGAACTTGAAATCG contains:
- a CDS encoding arylsulfatase, which encodes MRRPNIIYVMADDLGYGDLGCYGQKLIKTPNIDRLAAEGVRFTQAYAGSTVCTASRAVLLTGLHNGHSPARDNVPHYPSYLQEDDVTIAEVLKQAGYRCGGVGKWSLGDAGTTGRATNQGFDMWFGYLNQDHAHYYFTEYLDDNEGRLELKGNSQSRQQYSHDLLTDRALKFIRDSAAQPFFLYAAYTLPHFSAKEEDPHGLAVPSTAPYSNRDWDAKSKKYAAMVHRLDRDVGRIMRLVDDLQLRQQTLIIFTSDNGGHRGVPKRFQTNGALRGFKRDLTEGGIRVPFIARWPGTIPAGKVSREIIAFQDMLPTFAELAGVQAPADLDGISVVPALKGESLKHGHEFLYWDYGHCRARYDQAVRWKNWKGIRHGRDGKIALYNLDHDLSETNDISGDHPQVVKRMTEIMETSSVPSKRYPIGTIYRGKALWHP
- a CDS encoding sulfatase, coding for MSHLLLSLLTIGSCLCAFSSAVAAEQQPPNIILIVADDLGYGDLGCYGNSLVRTPHIDRLAAGGLKFTDFHSAGAMCTPTRAAMLTGQYQQRFGRHLEGALSGKHDRETGLPLQAVTIAELLKQQGYATACFGKWHLGYQPPWLPTSQGFDVFRGLASGDGDHHTHIDRSGNRDWWKNNAIKMEEGYTADLLTKYSLEFMEANRGQPFFLYVPHLAIHFPWQGPEDPPHRVAGKSYHADKWGIIPDPGNVRPHTTAMIESLDQSVGDILAAVRRMQLEKNTIVIFTSDNGGYLNYGKKYQKISSNGRLRGQKGTLYEGGHRVPLLITWPGTITAGVTHQTAHSVDLLPTLALAAGIQRADFQTDGLDLSSLWQPGHTLGSRNLYWRMGDNRAVRSGHWKLCSKNGGSELYDLKTDLGEQQNLASEHPDIVKKLSHALKEWEEDVDTSAKPFNK